Proteins encoded within one genomic window of Flavobacterium gilvum:
- a CDS encoding phosphatase PAP2 family protein, with protein MAKRKFILVLLMPIWSSLLAQNITKVNFQDSIPHDSSTVKQLKFNVKQLIIPAAFIGFGVIGINSDQLKDLNSDISEEVVEHIDKQISIDDFLQYAPAASVYALGALGVKGKNNMKDKSIILGTSFLLMTATVTGLKSITKVERPDHTGNNSFPSGHTATAFMGAEFLYQEYKDVSIWYGISGYAVATFTGAFRMYNNRHWLTDVVAGAGIGILSTKAGYWLFPTVNKLFASKSNPNKKSAFIPYYDGKQAGFGYISSF; from the coding sequence ATGGCTAAGCGAAAATTTATTTTAGTATTGTTAATGCCAATTTGGAGTTCTTTATTAGCTCAAAATATAACTAAAGTAAATTTTCAAGATTCAATACCTCATGATTCAAGTACTGTTAAGCAATTAAAGTTTAACGTTAAACAATTAATTATTCCTGCTGCCTTTATCGGATTTGGTGTAATTGGGATTAATAGTGACCAATTAAAAGATCTTAATTCCGATATCAGCGAAGAAGTAGTTGAACACATTGACAAGCAAATCTCTATTGATGATTTTTTGCAATATGCTCCGGCTGCCTCTGTCTATGCTTTGGGAGCTTTGGGAGTAAAAGGAAAGAATAATATGAAGGATAAATCAATTATTTTGGGGACTTCTTTTTTATTAATGACCGCAACAGTTACAGGATTGAAATCAATTACCAAAGTCGAAAGACCAGACCATACAGGAAATAATTCTTTCCCTTCTGGGCATACGGCAACAGCTTTTATGGGAGCCGAATTTTTATATCAGGAATATAAGGATGTTTCTATTTGGTACGGCATTTCAGGATATGCTGTAGCTACTTTTACAGGAGCATTTAGAATGTATAATAACCGTCATTGGCTTACCGATGTAGTGGCAGGTGCAGGAATTGGAATATTAAGTACGAAAGCAGGATATTGGTTGTTTCCAACAGTAAATAAATTATTTGCATCAAAAAGTAATCCAAACAAGAAATCTGCGTTTATTCCTTATTACGATGGGAAACAAGCAGGATTTGGTTATATTTCCTCTTTTTAA
- a CDS encoding glycosyltransferase family 9 protein yields the protein MNFSKKINVFRRYLMNQITKNIGNSYSVTKNEKIEIQRVLICRPNKRLGNLLLITPLLEDVSTRFPDCKIDLFVKGFLAPILFENYKNVDLIFKLPKKPFSNLIQYFMVWFSIRKHKYDIVINVDVDSSSGRLATKFSRSKFRFFGETAELSEKHDDDAHIAKYPVYNFRNYLNQFGFEPNNNPVASLNLKLDQNEIEEGKKTVRNLVRNENKTICLFTHATGSKCYSEEWWDNFYQRLKKEYSGYNFIEILPVENISKISFKEPTFYSKNVREIGAVIANTELFIGADSGIMHLASSTQIPIFGLFSVTNLDKYRPYDNRSVGVNTNVTNIDECIKLINNILLKKVEC from the coding sequence ATGAATTTCTCTAAAAAAATTAATGTGTTCAGAAGGTATTTGATGAATCAAATAACCAAAAATATTGGTAATTCTTATTCTGTTACTAAAAATGAAAAAATTGAAATACAAAGAGTTTTAATTTGTAGACCCAATAAACGGTTAGGAAATCTTTTATTGATTACTCCATTATTGGAAGATGTAAGTACAAGATTTCCTGACTGTAAAATTGATTTATTTGTAAAAGGATTTTTGGCTCCAATATTGTTTGAAAATTATAAAAATGTAGATTTGATTTTCAAATTGCCTAAAAAGCCTTTTAGTAATTTGATACAATATTTTATGGTCTGGTTTTCCATAAGAAAGCATAAATATGATATTGTTATTAATGTTGATGTCGATTCTTCATCAGGAAGACTTGCAACAAAATTTTCCAGGTCTAAATTCAGATTTTTTGGAGAAACTGCTGAACTTTCTGAAAAACATGATGATGATGCACATATAGCAAAATATCCGGTGTATAATTTTCGTAATTATTTGAATCAATTTGGATTCGAACCAAACAACAATCCTGTAGCGTCATTGAATCTAAAATTGGATCAAAATGAAATTGAGGAGGGCAAGAAAACGGTAAGAAATCTTGTTAGAAATGAGAATAAGACTATTTGTTTGTTTACTCATGCAACGGGAAGTAAATGCTATTCTGAAGAGTGGTGGGATAATTTTTATCAGAGATTAAAAAAAGAATATTCAGGTTATAATTTTATTGAAATTCTGCCTGTTGAAAACATATCAAAAATATCATTCAAAGAACCAACTTTTTATAGCAAAAATGTTCGAGAAATCGGAGCTGTTATTGCCAATACCGAATTGTTTATTGGAGCTGACAGTGGTATTATGCATTTGGCGAGTTCAACCCAAATTCCAATATTCGGATTGTTTTCAGTTACAAATTTAGATAAATATAGACCTTATGACAATAGGAGTGTAGGGGTAAATACTAATGTAACTAATATTGACGAGTGCATTAAGTTAATAAACAATATTCTTCTGAAAAAAGTGGAGTGTTAA
- a CDS encoding (Fe-S)-binding protein: MSYLSNVLFAIILIIGFGYFYSNVKKIIRNIKLGVAIDRNDNPSARWKNMVMIALGQSKMVKRPVAGILHIIVYVGFVIINIELLEIIIDGLFGTHRVFAPIGVAYDILIASFEILALLVLVSVSVFLIRRNFIRLRRFIHSDLKGWPKSDANYILYFEITLMTLFFLMNATDLHLQNVPGGFSHFIKAGSFPISQFIAPIFNGMSNELVMLLNEAFWWLHIVGILVFMNYLYFSKHLHILLAFPNTYFANLKPQGQFDNLASVTAEVKLMMDPNADPFAAVPVSENEVPAKFGASDVQDLNWVQLMNAYTCTECGRCTSSCPANQTGKKLSPRKIMMDTRDRLEEVGKNIDANKGVFIPDNKSLLNDYITPEELWACTSCNACVEECPVNISPLSIIMEMRRYLVMEQSAAPMPLNSMMTNIENNGAPWQYSQQDRLNWKND, from the coding sequence ATGAGTTACCTTAGTAATGTGTTATTTGCCATAATTTTGATTATTGGATTTGGATATTTTTATTCGAATGTAAAAAAAATTATCAGAAATATTAAGCTTGGAGTTGCCATAGATCGTAACGATAATCCATCGGCTCGCTGGAAAAACATGGTGATGATTGCTTTGGGACAATCCAAAATGGTAAAAAGACCCGTTGCGGGAATACTGCATATCATAGTTTATGTTGGTTTTGTCATCATCAATATTGAACTTTTAGAAATTATTATTGATGGTTTGTTTGGAACGCATCGTGTTTTTGCTCCAATAGGAGTGGCTTATGACATTTTAATAGCTTCTTTTGAAATTTTAGCATTATTGGTGCTGGTTTCTGTTAGTGTTTTTTTGATAAGAAGAAATTTTATCAGGTTAAGAAGATTTATTCACTCTGATTTAAAAGGATGGCCAAAAAGTGATGCCAACTACATTTTGTATTTCGAAATTACTTTAATGACTTTGTTTTTCTTAATGAACGCCACCGATTTGCATTTGCAAAATGTACCCGGAGGATTTTCTCATTTTATAAAAGCAGGTTCTTTTCCGATAAGTCAGTTTATTGCTCCGATTTTCAACGGAATGTCCAATGAGTTGGTAATGTTGTTAAACGAAGCTTTTTGGTGGTTGCACATCGTGGGGATTTTGGTCTTTATGAACTACTTATATTTTTCAAAACACCTTCATATTTTATTGGCTTTTCCAAATACTTATTTTGCCAACTTAAAACCGCAAGGGCAATTTGATAATTTGGCTTCGGTAACTGCAGAAGTGAAATTAATGATGGATCCTAACGCCGACCCATTTGCGGCAGTACCAGTTTCAGAAAATGAAGTTCCTGCCAAATTTGGTGCGAGCGATGTTCAGGATTTGAATTGGGTTCAGTTAATGAACGCTTATACTTGTACAGAATGTGGACGTTGTACTTCTTCGTGTCCGGCAAATCAAACCGGAAAAAAATTGTCTCCACGTAAAATTATGATGGATACCAGGGACAGGCTGGAAGAAGTTGGGAAAAACATCGATGCCAATAAAGGTGTCTTTATACCAGACAACAAATCCTTATTAAATGATTATATAACTCCAGAAGAATTGTGGGCTTGTACTTCCTGCAACGCTTGTGTTGAAGAATGTCCTGTAAATATCAGTCCGCTTTCTATTATTATGGAGATGAGACGTTATCTTGTGATGGAACAAAGTGCAGCGCCAATGCCGTTAAATTCCATGATGACAAATATTGAGAATAATGGTGCTCCATGGCAGTACAGCCAGCAGGATCGATTAAACTGGAAGAATGACTAA
- a CDS encoding phosphatase PAP2 family protein has translation MDIDILKDININRNTNLDPFMKGVSSSVVPISVGAPIVMYAVGLIEKDSVTKQKAIFLGETLGASVFISLALKSIVKRDRPYETYPEIDNVTEESSYSFPSAHTSSAFATATSLSMEYPKWYVIAPSFLWAGTVGYSRMHLGVHYPSDVLAGAIVGSGSAYLCYKLNQWINKKKIRKVPVLWE, from the coding sequence TTGGATATAGACATCTTAAAAGACATAAATATTAATAGGAATACCAATTTAGATCCTTTTATGAAAGGAGTTTCAAGTAGCGTTGTTCCTATTAGTGTTGGAGCTCCAATTGTTATGTACGCCGTTGGATTAATCGAAAAAGACAGTGTGACTAAACAAAAAGCGATTTTTCTAGGGGAAACTTTGGGCGCTTCAGTATTTATTTCTTTGGCCTTGAAAAGTATTGTCAAAAGAGATAGGCCCTATGAAACCTATCCAGAAATTGATAATGTAACTGAGGAATCCAGTTATTCTTTTCCTTCTGCACATACTTCATCGGCTTTTGCGACAGCGACATCATTGAGCATGGAGTACCCAAAATGGTATGTTATTGCTCCTTCATTTTTATGGGCAGGAACGGTTGGTTATTCCCGCATGCATCTTGGGGTTCATTACCCGTCTGATGTTTTGGCTGGGGCAATTGTCGGTAGTGGATCTGCTTATTTGTGCTACAAACTGAATCAGTGGATTAACAAAAAGAAAATCCGTAAAGTTCCTGTGCTTTGGGAATAA
- a CDS encoding (Fe-S)-binding protein, with amino-acid sequence MSENLVVPTMAEMLAQGKQPEVLFWVGCAGSFDDRAKKITKAFVRILNRANVSFAVLGTEESCTGDPAKRAGNEFLFQMQAMMNIEVLNAYEIKKIVTACPHCFNTLKNEYPELGGVYEVVHHTEFLKSLLDTGRLTIEGGQFRGKRITFHDPCYLGRANNVYEAPRDLIQKLDAELVEMKRSKANGLCCGAGGAQMFKDAEPGNKEINVERTEDALETKPDIIAAGCPFCNTMMTDGVKHKDREGNVKVMDVAELIANAQDL; translated from the coding sequence ATGTCAGAAAATTTAGTAGTGCCAACAATGGCCGAAATGCTAGCCCAGGGAAAACAGCCAGAAGTTTTATTTTGGGTAGGTTGTGCAGGAAGTTTTGACGATAGAGCAAAGAAAATAACCAAAGCCTTTGTGCGAATTCTAAATCGTGCCAATGTTTCTTTTGCCGTTTTGGGCACCGAAGAAAGTTGTACGGGCGATCCGGCAAAAAGAGCTGGTAATGAGTTTTTGTTTCAAATGCAGGCCATGATGAACATCGAAGTCCTGAATGCTTATGAAATAAAAAAAATTGTAACAGCTTGTCCGCATTGTTTTAACACTTTAAAAAATGAGTATCCAGAATTAGGTGGTGTTTACGAAGTGGTTCATCATACAGAATTTCTTAAATCATTGCTTGATACCGGACGATTGACGATAGAAGGAGGACAATTTAGAGGAAAACGGATAACTTTTCACGATCCTTGTTATTTGGGCAGAGCCAATAATGTTTATGAAGCACCAAGGGATTTAATTCAAAAATTGGATGCCGAATTAGTCGAAATGAAGCGTTCCAAAGCCAATGGATTGTGTTGCGGTGCGGGTGGTGCCCAAATGTTTAAAGACGCCGAGCCCGGAAATAAAGAAATCAATGTAGAAAGAACAGAAGATGCTCTTGAGACCAAACCAGATATCATAGCTGCAGGTTGTCCTTTCTGCAACACTATGATGACCGATGGGGTAAAACACAAAGACAGAGAAGGGAATGTCAAAGTGATGGATGTGGCGGAATTGATTGCTAATGCTCAAGATTTATAA
- a CDS encoding MlaD family protein yields MKITREIKTAILVITSILLFIWGYSFLKGKDLFNKYKTFYVEYANVEGLAPSAPVTINGLNIGIVKTISIKENGTLLAELQINTEFPISKSSVATIYDASLIGGKQVAIHPNFEDKNVAESGDYLKGDIDAGLMASLGDKMSPVMVKVEKLMASADKLITSFNNVMDEKGQADLKKTLSELSATMEQFHKVAANANGILDENKGQLKNVVSNFNKVSDNFVKISDSLNKADLGKTVKNLNSTLSKVDGLMKDMEAGKGTMGKLMKDEALYKNLSQTSKELELLLEDVRLNPTRYVNVSLFGKKNKPYVAPKDSITK; encoded by the coding sequence TTGAAAATTACAAGAGAAATAAAGACCGCTATTTTAGTTATTACGTCAATTTTATTATTCATTTGGGGATATAGTTTTTTAAAAGGGAAAGACCTTTTTAACAAATACAAAACTTTTTACGTTGAATACGCGAATGTAGAAGGGCTTGCTCCTTCGGCTCCGGTTACAATCAACGGGCTTAATATAGGTATTGTAAAAACTATTTCGATTAAAGAAAATGGAACCTTATTGGCCGAATTGCAGATAAATACTGAATTTCCAATATCAAAATCAAGTGTAGCCACTATTTATGATGCCAGTCTTATAGGTGGAAAACAAGTAGCTATTCATCCCAATTTTGAGGACAAAAATGTAGCAGAAAGTGGTGATTACCTAAAAGGGGACATTGATGCCGGTCTTATGGCTTCATTGGGAGATAAAATGTCTCCGGTAATGGTAAAGGTGGAAAAATTAATGGCTAGTGCTGATAAATTGATTACCAGTTTCAATAATGTTATGGACGAAAAAGGACAGGCAGATTTAAAAAAGACTTTGTCTGAACTTAGTGCAACAATGGAACAATTTCACAAAGTTGCAGCCAACGCCAATGGGATTTTGGATGAAAACAAAGGACAATTGAAAAATGTGGTTTCTAATTTTAATAAAGTTTCGGATAATTTTGTTAAGATTTCAGATTCGTTGAATAAAGCTGATTTAGGCAAAACGGTTAAGAACTTAAATTCGACATTAAGTAAGGTAGATGGTTTAATGAAAGATATGGAAGCCGGAAAAGGAACTATGGGCAAACTGATGAAAGACGAAGCTTTGTATAAAAACTTGTCTCAAACTTCCAAAGAACTGGAATTGCTTCTTGAAGATGTACGATTGAATCCAACACGTTATGTGAATGTATCTTTGTTTGGAAAGAAAAACAAACCGTATGTTGCCCCAAAAGACTCAATAACAAAATAA